The genomic window CGTATCTCGCCCACCATCACAATATCAGGGTCTTGACGAAGAAAGGAGCGTAAAGCTTCGGCAAATGTTAGCCCAACTTTATTACTAACGTTTACTTGGTTAATACCCTCAAGGTTGATTTCTACTGGGTCTTCCGCGGTAGAAATGTTTCGTTCCGGGGTGTTTAGTATATTCAGTCCCGTATAAAGAGATACTGTTTTACCTGAACCGGTTGGGCCAGTAACAAGAATCATGCCCTGTGGTTGATGGAGGGCATCCATAAATAGCTTTTTCTGAAAATCTTCGTAGCCTAAAGCGTCAATACCGAGCTTTGCACTGGATGGGTCTAAGATCCGCAACACCACTTTCTCGCCAAAAAGCGTTGGGAGAGTGTTTACACGAAAATCGATGGCGCGCGTTTTAGAGAGCTTCATTTTAATGCGGCCATCTTGGGGTACCCGCCGTTCAGATATGTCCATTTGCGACATAACTTTAAGTCGTGCAGATATTCTTGGTGCTAGGTTTGTTGGGGGTCTGGCTACTTCTTTGAGAATGCCGTCTGTTCTATATCGAACCCGATAGGTTTTCTCGTAAGGCTCAAAGTGAATATCTGAAGCACCTATTTTAATGGCATCTAGTAGCACTTTGTTTACAAACCGAACAATAGGGGTTTCATCTATTTCAGAGGTGTCTTCGCCTGGTGTTCTTCCTTCCTCGTCGACGGCCTCAATGTCCAAGCCGTCACCGTCTAAGCCTCCTAATGAATCGCTAAGGCTTTCTTCCTCTGCATTTAAATATGCTTCAATATAGGTGTTTAAGATATCTGCTTCGGCAAGTACTGCTTCTGTAGTTAATCCTGTATTGAATTTAATCTCATCGATAGCATGTAGATTGGTTGGATCTGTTAGGGCTACAAATAGCCGGTTCCCACGTTTAAAAAGGGGAAGGGCGTGATGTTTACTTATTAGCTTTTTGTCGACGAGGCCAACCGGTATGGAGTCTTTCCTAACTGCTCGTAAATCGCATAGGGGGGTGCCGAACTCTTCCGAGGCTGCTGTGGCTATAGTGAGGGCGCTAATGCCACTTTTTTGAGAAAGGTAAATAGGGAGTGGTAACTTGGCTTTTGTTGCTTCTTCAAGGGCTAGCCTCGCTTCTTCTTCGTTTAAAACGCTGTCTCTTACCAATCGCCTTGCTAGACCGCTAAGTACTATTGCTTGGCTACCCATGCTTGTTCACCCTAAGTTTACCTTTTTCTGTAATAAGCTTAGCTGACTATAGCTATATCTCAGTATTTTCAATCTATAAACTTTACCATTATTTTGAAGAAACGCTACTAACATACTGTATTTTTTACATTTTTTGGGGGGTAAGCGTGTTTATTGTAGTTCGTTGTCAAAAAAGGTTAGCTCAGTGACAAGAAATGTCACTTCCATTATGGGTTTATGTGGGGAGAGTTTCCCTTTGAGAGAACTATCTAGGCGTTGAGGTCTGTGTTTTCTGGATTGGGAGGTGGCTTGTTGGAACTGGCACACTTTATGTATGTTGATATCGTGCAAGTTACAACACCCCTATGAGGAATTCAAAATGAAGAAAGTTCAACAAGGTTTTACTCTAATCGAATTAATGATCGTGGTAGCGATTATCGGTATTTTGGCTGCAATCGCGTTACCTGCGTATAACGATTACACCACTCGTGCAAAAGTTTCTGAAGGTATTGGTTTGGCTGCTGCAGCTAAGTCTGCGGTGAGTGAGTATCGTATTTCTTTGGCTGCATACCCCACAAACAACACTCTTGCTGGTCTTCCTACTCAGATTGCTAGTAAATATGTATCGAGTGTGAATGTTGGAGCTGGAGGTATAATTACTGTGGGTTATAAGGCTGCTGCAGGTGTTACAGCTGCTTCAACTATTATATTTCGACCTACTTTTGCTACTGGAACTGTAGATTGGACATGTACTGGTGGTACTGTTCAGGATAGCTATCGCCCTTCCAACTGCCGTTAGTCTTTCTTTGGTGTCATAAGGGGGTATATGGCTTAAGCTATATACCCCCTTTCTATTTGTGGTCCATTCAATGCAAATTAACACCCAGCAATTTATAGCTACTGCGCTGTTTGCGCTTTCCTTATGTGCTAGTTATGTCGTTTTATCCCCTGGTTTGTCTGGTCCCTTTTTGCTAGATGATTTTGTGCACTTACCGAACATGGCGGTAAATGGGGGGGTGGATACCTGGTTGGATCTTAAGCGTTTTGTCTTTTCTATAGATACTTCAACGGGTAGGCCGTTGAGTTTGCTTACGTTTTTGATTAATGATTACACTTGGCCCTCCGATCCATACTCGTTTAAATACACTAACTTATTGATTCATTTGTTGAACGGTGTTTTGGTGTTTGTTTTTTGTAGGCAGCTTTTGTTTGCCCTTAATAGTGGCAACTCTGGAGTTAATCGGTTGCCTCTATTTCTGCCACTGCTTGTAATGTTTTTGTGGTTGATACACCCACTGCAAATTTCTTCTGTTTTTATGGTGATTCAGAGGATGACCCTGCTGATGGGCACTGTATCGTTGCTGTGTCTGATAGTGTTTATGAGCTGCAGGTCTCGAGTTTTTAATGTTAAAGATGCTTGGATCTGGGGGTTAACTTTATTGTTTGGTTTTTTATTGGCTTTAGGAATGCTGATAAAAGAAACCGTTTTAATGGTCTTGGTGTATGTGTTTGTTATTGAGTACACCCTTTTTTCTAATGGGAGGCAAGGGTGGCCTAAGTGGGCCCATAAACTAATTTGTTTCGTGGGAGTGTTGGGTTTGGCCTTACCTGTGTTCTATTATTTTGCCAGACTAGACTATATGAATGAGCTCTGGAGTCGTCGAGATTTCAGTGCTACTGAGCGAATGCTCAGTGAGTCGAGAGTTTTATTGGAGTATTTAAAAGGTACTTTGATTCCTTCGATGACTGCTAGCCCTTATCATGATGATTTTGAACCGTCCAGCGGGCTGTTTCAGCCATTTTCTACCTTTTTATGTGTAGTTGTAATTTCTTTTCTTTTAGGTGCGGCATTATATTTTAGGAGAGTGTTTTTAGTTTCATTCCCTATTTTTTGGTTTTTTGGGGGGCATTATTTGGAGTCAACCTTTTTACCAATTGAGCTTTATTTTGAACACAGGAATTATTTGCCAATACTAGGGGTTTTTATTGCGTTGGCGTTTGGTGTGGCTCGCTGTGAGGGGCGGCTTAAGCTGTTGCTTAGAGCTGCTGTAGGCGTTTACGTGGCCCTTTGTCTTGGTTTGGCTTTACTAGCATCCGCCCTTTGGGGGGACTCCGTTGCGCAAGCAAAGGTCTGGGCTGCAGAGCATCCTAATTCTAAGCGGGCGCAAGATCAGTTATTAAATCATTACATTAATATTGGTGACGCAGACGGTATAGATGGTGTTGTAAAGAATGTTATCTCAGTTCATGGTGATGAGTTACCTTCATTGCTTGTGGCATATTGGGTCCAGCAGTGTGTAAGGAAGGGTGAGATCACCTATGTGACTCGGGATAGAATTTTTTCCTTGGCTGAAAAGCAAATAATTAATGTTGGGGCGGCGCAGATGTTAAAAACATTTGATGCTGAGATAGGTCGAGAGCAATGTGTAGGGGTTGGCCCTAGCTTTTTGGTGGAGCTGGTCGGTACTATGCGAGAGGCTGGGAAGCTTGAGGGGGAGGTGATCCCTATAATTATTGCAATGCAAACTTTAGCTCGTGCTCATATACGGTTGCAGGAGGTAGAGGTTGGGGTAAAAATTCTTGGTGATGCTTATGAGGTAATGCCAAGGTATGACCTGCGTTTGCTGCAAGCTTATTATTCTGCGCAAATAGGAGATTTTGAGTTAGCTAAGCATTATGTAGAAGAGGCTAGATTGGCCCCAAAACATAATAGATATTCTCATCTATACAAAGAGGAGGATATCAAGGTAACGGAGGAGAGAATTAGACGCTTAGCCGAGGGGCGGACGTTTTAAGTATTGTATTGTGAGTGCAGAGATAAACAGGCTAAGCTCTGAAGTGAAAAACCAAATTCTGGCCAATATCGCGATCGCGATCGCGTCTTGATTCGAATAGCCTAGTATCAGAAGCAGGCTAACCATCGCGCCTTCTCGTGCTCCTAACCCGCCGGGAGCAATGAGAGTTAATATGCCTATTATAGCGCTTGCTCCAAACACTGCCGCTAGAATGGCGGGAGGGGGAGAACTCGTCGTCGCCCCCACTAAGCAGAAATATCCTGCGCCCCATAAAATCCAAGTTGCTGATCCGGCGCATAGTAGAGACGAGGATCTAGTTAGGCGGTAGGCTAGGGTGGTGCATAAAATTATTACTATGAGGCAGCCTATTGTAAGAATGAGGTTAGGTGGTGAGTGAGAGGATTTGTTAAATAAAAATATGGCGAAGAGAAAAAGGCTGACGGTTGCGCCTGCTAAAAGTGTAGCTACCTGATATTTAACTAGTGACTTTCCAATGGTGTTAATGTCTAAATTGTACTCTTTATGAATTATTGCCCCCCTTCCAATTAGCATCCAGATCTTTCCCGGAATATATTTGCCTAAAATACTTAGGTTTGCTGAAGTGTAGGCGTCAACATATTTAATGTTATTGGATGGGATTGAAGATTTCCATGCTTGGGCATCAGCTAGGTGTCCGGCCATCAATAGAGTGAAGCTGACACCTAGTAAGGTGTAAGATTTAATTTCGGGAATTGCTGTGAGATTAATTTGGTGTAAAAAATAGAGAACCCCAACTAGACTGGCTAAATAGAATAGTTTTAAGGTCCAGCTCAGCTTGGGCGAGAGGTTAATATTGTTTTCCTTTGTAGGGGGCTTTATCTTTAATTTTGACGCAGGGGGCGCCAACTGCAATTGAATTGGAGGGGATGTTTTTGCTAACAACAGAGTTGGCTCCTATTGCAACATTGTCTCCAATTTTGACTCCCGGCAGCACAACGCTATTCATGCCTATCCAAACGTTGTTGCCTATTTCTATTGGGTTGGCGCCAACCCATTTACTGTAGTCATTAATATCGTGATTTGAGCTAATCAGGCCTACGCCAGGACCAATCAAAACGTTGTTTCCTAGTTTTATACCAGATCTTCCTTGGATGTAGCAGTTGGGGCTAAGCCCTGGCGCTGAGTTAAGCCCAATTGTGATGTTTTTGGGGTAGAGGCACCTAGATGTGAAGTGAACTGGCCAAGGTGTTAGGAAGTTTATCCCGAGTAATTTTTGGAATATAAAATAATAGGCCAGAACATAGGTGGGGTATATTTCTGCTTTGGGGTAGACCCACCTCAGCCAGAAAAGCAGCGGTTCAGATATTCTTGCAGCCAATTTAAGCATGTGGTTTTTGCCTAGCCTATGATAGTCATTCCATGGTTTTACTTTAAGTTTTTATTGCTTTCCATGTCAAACCACATGGCAAATAGTAAAAATTGCACACCCATAATACTAAGAAACGCAGCGAACAGTGCACTAGTATCTGCAACTGCATAGCCAAGCATTCGGGTTATAACTAAATCTAGGCCTAATAGTGCGCCGGGTATAAATAAGATGAAACCAAATAGGTAGAAAAATAGTAGGGGGTGAAAATCTCGAATTATGTATTTCTCTTTCATTCGGTATACGAATAATCTCAATAACAAAAAGGCTAAGCGAGGAATCATTCGAATGGGTTTTACTCCAGACTGTTCGCCAACATTATAAACAGGAGCTACTGGTACATCTTTAACTTTAAAGTTGTAAATATTTAGTTTGACAAGTAGGTCATTCGGTTGGCCGTAGCGCTTGTACATCTCATCCCATTGAATGGTCTTGAGGGCCTTTTTGTTTATTGCTGTGTACCCCGATTGAGAGTCTGCTATGTGCCAATAGCCTGAGGCGATCTTCGTAAGAAGTGATAGTATGGAGTTTCCAATATAGCGAACCCGCGGAATCATATTCCAAGCGTCACCAGTAAAGAGACGGTTGCCTTTGGAGTAGTCGTAACCTTCATCTACTACTGGGGCAAGTATGTCGGGAAGATCTTCAGGTGCCATTTGCGCATCGCCGGCCATAACTACGGCTACGTCAACCTCCTCTGCAGCGGCTTGTTTATAACCGCTTGCTATCGCTGCGCCAACGCCAGAATTGATTTCGTGCTCTATAAGTAAATATTTTTCAGGGGTGGCACTGGTGGAGATCCAGTTTTGAGTTACCTCTACAGTTTTGTCGAGGCTTTTGTCGTCAATAATATAAACTCTATCAACATATTCTGGCAGTGTGCTTAACACTTTAACTATTTGGCTTTCTTCATTGTAGCAGGGCACAACGATTGCTAGAGTTTGATTCTTATACATTGCTTTTCCACTTTTGCTATATGCGTTGAATTGACTTAAGCGCTTTGGCTAACGTTTCTACTTCGTAATCACTTAAGTAGGGGTGTACGGGGATACTAAATATGTTCTCGCATAGATTATAGGTGATTGGGGTGGTTTTGTGTTCTTGAGTGTTCCATATATCAAAAGACGAAAGTGGCGAGGGGTAATAAATTTGTGTTGGAATGCCTTGCTTGTTGAGGTGAGTTATGATTTCGCTTCTTTGGTTTGCTGGGGCTTTGATTGAGAATTGGGCGTAGGCGCTAGTAGCGAAACTTGGCACACTTTGCGGGGTTAGGCTAGTGCTTGAACATGCTGCAAGCAAATGATCCGCTATTTGGTTGCGGCGTTCTATTTCTCGGTCTAAATTTTGTAATTTTACAGATAAGATTGCTGCTTGCAGGCTGTCTAGACGGCTGTTGAGGCCCACGCGTACATGATTGTATTTGTGGCTTCCTTTTCCGTGTGCAGCAATAGAGCGCATTGTTGCAGCAAGCGGGGCGTCTGAGCAAAAAATGGCTCCCCCATCTCCGTAACAGCCTAAAGGTTTGGCAGGGAAAAAACTCGTAGTTGTAATTTCACACACTCCACCTATTTTTCTATTTTTATATTCTGCCCCAAGGCTTTGTGCAGCGTCAGATATAAGGGTGAGGCCGTAGCGATGCGCTACCTCTTGCAGTGGCTCATAATCTGCTGGGCTGCCAAAAATATCAACAGCTATTATGGCTCTTATATTTAAAGCGGTGGTTTCGCGGATATTAATTATTGTTTGCTCTAAATCTGCAATAGAAATATTAAATGTTTTGGGGTCTATGTCGCAAAAAACAGGCGTGGCGCCTAGTAATGCTATTGGTTCGGCTGTACCAATAAATGAAAAGTTCGTTGTGAGCACGGCGTCTCCTGCACCAATGCCAAGTGCCATTAGAGCAATTTGGATGGCGTCGGTACCATTGGCGCAGGTTATGGTGTGTTTGGCTCCACTGTACTCGCATAATTCTTCTTCAAGTTTATGCACTTGTTCACCTTGAATGAATGTTGCTGATTCAAGTGTCTGTCTAATAGCATTGTCAATACTAGTTTTTAAAAATATATATTGTGCTTGGAGGTCGACAAACTGCATTGTTTGGTTGCCTTATAGAGCTGTTTTTAATTTGCGGATTGGCATGCCGTTACTTTTATTTACTAATACGTAATCTTGATAGTATCTTCCTTCAAAGGGTAGTACCCAAAAATCACTTAATATTTTCTCAGGTAGGCCAAAGGATTTTATTTTGGCCTCTGGGAGCATAGCGTTTTTAATGTGATGCCAGTTATCTTGATAGGGTAGATATCGGTCCACCTTTAGATAAATGGGACCTTCTGTAAGTTGGTTGAAAGTTTCTTTTGCTGCCTCATCTTCGTCTTGTAGTGGTGGAATAATATAGTACGTAGGCCGAAAATAATGAGTGTCTAGTACAGTATAGTCGAGTCCATGTAAATCAAAAGATGCCTTGGACATGGTGTGATATTTTCCGTCAGAGAAAATAACTGCGATTGGACGTGCGTTGTATACGAGATGCATGCCTATAATTAAAAGAGCAGTCTGGAGGAAGCAAATGACGAAAAGGTCTTGCTTCAGCTTATCTTTTTTAGGGTTAAATATAATAAGGGTGAGCAGGGGGCCGATTACTAGGTCTACGCCAGCTATTATTTTTATCCCCTGTGATCCTCCGTCAGTAGTGAACAAAACTCCTGGGTACAAATAGAAATAAATAATGCCCGATAGTATTACAAATATCCCAGCGCTAATTGCAAGGTGAATGAAAAAGGCCGATAGTCTGGACGCTGTCATTCTTGTCTCCAACAAATAGATACTTATGTTTCGTGTTGAGTTGGTTTTCTGTTCCGCTCTTTGTGGGGGAGCGTTGAAGAGTTGTATTTTATAGACTAATAAGCTGGTGTTAGAATTCCTTCGTTTAGTATATAGCGTTCCCCTGTTTCTGGGCATAGTGCTCTATTGTTTTTAATTGCTAGTTTCAGGCCAGCTTTGCTTACCCATCCCTGCTGTCTCGCAGGGGTTCCTTGCACAAGGGCGTGGGCTGGAATGCATTTGGTTACAACCGCTCCAGCGCCGATTAAGCTGTATGCTCCAATTGTATTGCCACAGATTATTGTGGCATTGGCGCCGATGGAAGCTCCTTCTTCTATAGTGGTTGTTTTAAATTCATGTTTTCTTTCTATATTAGCTCGTGGGTTAATAACGTTTGTAAATACTGCGCTAGGGCCAATGAAGACGTTGTCGTGTATGTTTATACCTGAGTATATCGACACGTTGTTCTGTATCTTCACATGATTACCAATATGAACATTGGGCGCGATATATACATTTTGACCTAAAGTGCAGAATTCCCCTATCGAGGCTCCAGAGGATATGTGTGTCCAGTGCCAAATCTTGGTTCCTTGACCAATTTTAACGTTGTTATCTACGATTGCCGAGGGGTGTATGCTAATACTCATTGGGAGCCTTTTAGATAGGGGTGGTAGTCTCCGGAAAGTGCGGATATTTTGGCTTCTCTAATACCGTAGACTATCTCGATACACTGTCTTGCGTCTTCAAGCCCGAAGCCGTTGCCAGCCAAAATCTCTTTATAGCTGGTGGTATGTAAGTCTGTAAATCCGCCTGAGAACTCTAGTTCTTGATTATCTATTTTAATACTTCTGAAAGTTCGTTGTTCTTTATCTAGAGCTACTTTGGGGAGATCATTTGAGTCAATACTTAAGAACCACCTCACAGTTCCTTTGGCAAATTGGGTTGTTCCTGAAACTTTTGTTGGTGTTTTTAAGTATACGGCTGTTGATATGTGCTTCCCGAGGATCCAGCCTAGCATGTCAAAAAAGTGTACCCCTATGTTAGTTGCTATTCCCCCAGACTTGGAGTCGTCGCCTTTCCAAGAATGAAGATACCAATTGCCGCGAGAGGTAATATATGTAAGGTCAATGTTTAAATGTTTCTCGCTGTTGGCGTGCTTTTGGTGCAACTCCATTATTGTTGGGTGATGCCGAAGCTGCAATATATTGTATGCTTTGCGTCCAGTAGCTTGCTCAATGTCTTGTAGTCCATCTAGGTTCCATGGGTTTAAAACGAGCGGCTTTTCACAGATGGCTGCCGCTCCAGAGCGGAACGCAAAGCGAATATGGGCGTCATGAAGGTAGTTGGGGGAGCATATGCTAACGTAATCGATACTATTGCTTTTATCTTTACGTCGCATTTTTTCTATGTGTCTATCGAAGCGTTCAAATTCAGTGAAAAAGTGCGCGTCAGGGAAATAGCTATCGATAATGCCTACCGAATCGCTCGGGTCGAGGGCCGCGATAAGCTTGTTTCCTGTAGCTCTGATAGCCTCCATGTGTCTAGGGGCAATGTAGCCGGCCGCGCCCAGGAGCGCAAAGTTTAAAGGTGGAGTTTTCATAGTGGTTACTTTTGTTGGACGCTTTCGTTTAGTTTAGCAAATTTCAGTCGGGTTCTCGTTATTACCTTTGTGGTTAACGGGCTAAAACTGTATGGGAGTTACGCTTCGTTTATATGCGAGTTATTGGTTCTGTTGTTGATCACTTGCAAGCTCTTCTGCATATAAAAGTGCTTTATCGTTCCCCGAAAGACCTAGTTGATAAAGATAATCTATTGCTTTTCTAGTGGATTGGAGAGAGTAGATCTTTGCAATATAGTAGTCAATATACCAGCTTGATGAAGCCGGCAAGCGAGTCCTCTCGGAGTGCTTTAGCAGACTGTCGCTTAGTTTGTTTAGGTCGATGCTTGTACAGTTTGTTTTTTCTATTGCATGAATCACGTTATTGATAGCGTGTGAAGCTTCAATTTTAGAGTAAACGGATACAGCGTTAGTAAGCTGATTGTAGATTTGCTCTTGTGGAGGGATACCCGTTAAGCAGCTTATATACATGCTTTGTAGTAGTGCAGAAAACCTGCGTTCAGGAACAGATTCGATCAGATAGTTGAGCGTTTTCCGTGCTCGCGATACGTCTCCTTTGTTTAAGTGTAGTTGCACGAGATTGCTCAAAGCTCGACCAGATGGAGGCTCTCTGTAAGCAGAAAGTTCCAGTGCTCGTTGCGGTGAGTTCCAGTTGCTGACTCTAAGTATATCTATTGTTATAAATGCTGCGATATACACTGATAGGATGAGCGCTGGAATCTTTATACCGTATTTAAGGCCGCAGCCTAGTGTTAATAGACTTAAAGTTAAGTACACCCCAATGCTAGGGGCATAGTTTCTATGCTCAAAATACAGCTCTATTGGTAGAATTGTGCTTTCTAGTAAGTGACCTGCAAAAAAGAACAGCACCCCAAATACGGGTAGAGATGTGGACTTGAAGCGAGAAAAAAATAAGCAGGCTGTAGTTATTAATGCTATGGCGATGGTGCAAAGCAGGGTGCTTATTGGATCTGTGAGTGATTTAGATATTGTGTGATTGTCTTGGTAGATACCAATCTCTATTGAGGTGGGAAGTATTAGGTTTTGCACGTACTCAGATACAATTACAGTTTGGGTGAGTAGGCGTTCTGCTAAAGTAAATGGCTTTTCAGAGTAGTCCGGTAGTTGAGCGAATTGTAGCAAAGCTCCTGCAGCGATAATGCAAGCTGCCAAGCCTAGGAAAATGAATTTTGAACTAGGTCTAACTCTGAAAATGAGCAGTTCAATGAGAATTAGATACGTTATAGTTAATACCCCTATTTCT from Saccharophagus degradans 2-40 includes these protein-coding regions:
- a CDS encoding lysylphosphatidylglycerol synthase domain-containing protein; its protein translation is MLAKTSPPIQLQLAPPASKLKIKPPTKENNINLSPKLSWTLKLFYLASLVGVLYFLHQINLTAIPEIKSYTLLGVSFTLLMAGHLADAQAWKSSIPSNNIKYVDAYTSANLSILGKYIPGKIWMLIGRGAIIHKEYNLDINTIGKSLVKYQVATLLAGATVSLFLFAIFLFNKSSHSPPNLILTIGCLIVIILCTTLAYRLTRSSSLLCAGSATWILWGAGYFCLVGATTSSPPPAILAAVFGASAIIGILTLIAPGGLGAREGAMVSLLLILGYSNQDAIAIAILARIWFFTSELSLFISALTIQYLKRPPLG
- a CDS encoding pilin, giving the protein MKKVQQGFTLIELMIVVAIIGILAAIALPAYNDYTTRAKVSEGIGLAAAAKSAVSEYRISLAAYPTNNTLAGLPTQIASKYVSSVNVGAGGIITVGYKAAAGVTAASTIIFRPTFATGTVDWTCTGGTVQDSYRPSNCR
- a CDS encoding Gfo/Idh/MocA family oxidoreductase — protein: MKTPPLNFALLGAAGYIAPRHMEAIRATGNKLIAALDPSDSVGIIDSYFPDAHFFTEFERFDRHIEKMRRKDKSNSIDYVSICSPNYLHDAHIRFAFRSGAAAICEKPLVLNPWNLDGLQDIEQATGRKAYNILQLRHHPTIMELHQKHANSEKHLNIDLTYITSRGNWYLHSWKGDDSKSGGIATNIGVHFFDMLGWILGKHISTAVYLKTPTKVSGTTQFAKGTVRWFLSIDSNDLPKVALDKEQRTFRSIKIDNQELEFSGGFTDLHTTSYKEILAGNGFGLEDARQCIEIVYGIREAKISALSGDYHPYLKGSQ
- a CDS encoding acyltransferase, which translates into the protein MLKLAARISEPLLFWLRWVYPKAEIYPTYVLAYYFIFQKLLGINFLTPWPVHFTSRCLYPKNITIGLNSAPGLSPNCYIQGRSGIKLGNNVLIGPGVGLISSNHDINDYSKWVGANPIEIGNNVWIGMNSVVLPGVKIGDNVAIGANSVVSKNIPSNSIAVGAPCVKIKDKAPYKGKQY
- a CDS encoding glycosyltransferase family 2 protein; this encodes MYKNQTLAIVVPCYNEESQIVKVLSTLPEYVDRVYIIDDKSLDKTVEVTQNWISTSATPEKYLLIEHEINSGVGAAIASGYKQAAAEEVDVAVVMAGDAQMAPEDLPDILAPVVDEGYDYSKGNRLFTGDAWNMIPRVRYIGNSILSLLTKIASGYWHIADSQSGYTAINKKALKTIQWDEMYKRYGQPNDLLVKLNIYNFKVKDVPVAPVYNVGEQSGVKPIRMIPRLAFLLLRLFVYRMKEKYIIRDFHPLLFFYLFGFILFIPGALLGLDLVITRMLGYAVADTSALFAAFLSIMGVQFLLFAMWFDMESNKNLK
- a CDS encoding acyltransferase — protein: MSISIHPSAIVDNNVKIGQGTKIWHWTHISSGASIGEFCTLGQNVYIAPNVHIGNHVKIQNNVSIYSGINIHDNVFIGPSAVFTNVINPRANIERKHEFKTTTIEEGASIGANATIICGNTIGAYSLIGAGAVVTKCIPAHALVQGTPARQQGWVSKAGLKLAIKNNRALCPETGERYILNEGILTPAY
- the pilB gene encoding type IV-A pilus assembly ATPase PilB, whose translation is MGSQAIVLSGLARRLVRDSVLNEEEARLALEEATKAKLPLPIYLSQKSGISALTIATAASEEFGTPLCDLRAVRKDSIPVGLVDKKLISKHHALPLFKRGNRLFVALTDPTNLHAIDEIKFNTGLTTEAVLAEADILNTYIEAYLNAEEESLSDSLGGLDGDGLDIEAVDEEGRTPGEDTSEIDETPIVRFVNKVLLDAIKIGASDIHFEPYEKTYRVRYRTDGILKEVARPPTNLAPRISARLKVMSQMDISERRVPQDGRIKMKLSKTRAIDFRVNTLPTLFGEKVVLRILDPSSAKLGIDALGYEDFQKKLFMDALHQPQGMILVTGPTGSGKTVSLYTGLNILNTPERNISTAEDPVEINLEGINQVNVSNKVGLTFAEALRSFLRQDPDIVMVGEIRDLETAEIGIKAAQTGHLVLSTLHTNSAAETLTRLMNMGVPTFNVATTVSLIIAQRLARRLCSECKIPADDITNEVLTEEGFDDIGIDRKDFQLFHPKGCDKCNNGYKGRVGIYEVVRITPQISRIIMSGGSAIDIADAAKEAGFFNLRVAALRKAATGLTSLEEANRVTKD
- a CDS encoding DegT/DnrJ/EryC1/StrS family aminotransferase gives rise to the protein MQFVDLQAQYIFLKTSIDNAIRQTLESATFIQGEQVHKLEEELCEYSGAKHTITCANGTDAIQIALMALGIGAGDAVLTTNFSFIGTAEPIALLGATPVFCDIDPKTFNISIADLEQTIINIRETTALNIRAIIAVDIFGSPADYEPLQEVAHRYGLTLISDAAQSLGAEYKNRKIGGVCEITTTSFFPAKPLGCYGDGGAIFCSDAPLAATMRSIAAHGKGSHKYNHVRVGLNSRLDSLQAAILSVKLQNLDREIERRNQIADHLLAACSSTSLTPQSVPSFATSAYAQFSIKAPANQRSEIITHLNKQGIPTQIYYPSPLSSFDIWNTQEHKTTPITYNLCENIFSIPVHPYLSDYEVETLAKALKSIQRI